Below is a genomic region from Candidatus Krumholzibacteriota bacterium.
GAACTCAGGTTCTACCAGACCTTCCTCGCCGCGCTGCTCGGCGGCTTTCTCGGCATCCTGTTCATCGTGCCGCTGCGCCGGTTCTTCGTGAAGGAGCAGCACGGTCTCCTTCCCTTCCCCGAGGGGACGGCGATCACCGAGGTGATCGTCACCGGCGAACAGGGCGGCGACCAGGCGAAGGTCCTCGTCAAGGCCGCGGTGATCGGCGGACTCTACGATTTCGCGATCGCCACCTTCGGTCTCTGGCGCGAGGTGATCTCCACGAGGATCCTGCCGCCCCTGGCGGCCGTCGCCGACAGGGCCAAGCTCGTCGTCAAGGTCAACGCCGGGGCGGCGGTCATGGGGCTCGGCTACATCATCGGGATCAAGTACGCATCGATCATCGCGGCGGGGAGCTTCGTCTCCTGGCTCGTTCTCATCCCGGCCGTCTGGTTCTTCGGGCGCCACATCGGCGTGCCGATCGGGGGGGCGGAGATCCCGATCCCCGACATGACGGCGGAGGAGATATTCACCAACTACGTGAGGCATATCGGCATCGGCGGGATCGCGGCGGCCGGGATCATCGGGATCCTCAAGAACTCGAAGATCATCGTCTCGAGCTTCTCGGTGGGGCTCAAGGGGATGTTCGCCGGGCGGGACGCCGCCGAGCAGGCGACCGAGCGGACCGACACCGACATGCCGATGTCCTCGGTCGTCGTTCTCATTTTCGCGACCCTCGTGGCCGTCTTCCTCTTCTTCGGGCTCGGCGTGGTCGACACGTGGACGTTCGCCCTGATCGCCCTCGTCGTCGTCGCGGTGATCTCCTTCCTCTTCACGACGGTGGCCGCCCGCGCGATCGCGATCGTCGGCGTCAACCCCGTGTCGGGAATGACCTTGATGACGCTGATCCTCTCGAGCGTCGTCCTCGTCAAGACGGGGCTGCACGGTCCCGCGGGGATGGTCTCGGCCCTGATCATCGGGGGCGTCGTCTGCACGGCCCTCTCGACGGCGGGAGCGTTCATCAGCGACCTCAAGGTCGGCTACTGGATCGGCTCGACCCCGCGCCGGCAGGAAAGCTGGAAATTCCTCGGCATCCTCGTCGCCGCGGCGAGCGTCACCGGGGTCATCCTGCTGTTGAACCGCGTCTACGGGTTCTCCGGCCCGGACGCGCTCGCCGCGCCGCAGGCGAACGCGATGGCCGCGGTGATCCGGACGCTGATGAGCGATGCCGCCGCCCCGTGGGGGCTCTACATCGCCGGGATATTCATGGCGCTGATCCTCGAGTTCATCCACATCCCGCCGCTGGCCTTCGCGCTCGGGATGTATTTGCCGATCGAGCTCAACACGCCAATCCTCGTCGGCGGGATCGTCTCCTGGCTCGTCATGCGCAGCAGCGCCGACGGCGACGTCCAGCGCATGCGGAAGGCCCGCGGCACGCTGATCGCCTCCGGATTCATCGCCGGCGGCGCCCTGATGGGCGTCGTGAGCGCGCTGATCGCGCTGCCCGGCTGGGACGACGTCCTTCACACCGGATTCGGCGAGACGGCGGCCGGCGAGATCGTGAGCCTCGTCCTCTTCGTCGCTCTCTGCGCCTACGTCTACATCGACGCGAAGCGGGGGGCGAGGGACTCCTCGGCGTGACGACCGATCTGGCGGCGACGGGGACGACGGTCATCTCCGGACGATCGATCGGCCCGCCCGGCCCGGCGCCCGCCCGGCGCGGGCAAACGGGATTCGAGCGATCCGGCGGGGCGCGGTCGAAGCAAACCGCGACCGCGTCGGCCGGGAGGGAGTGGTGATGAGCGCGCTCGCGCGTCTCGTGTCGCGGTTCGACCGGCTCTTTCCGCCGCCGCGCGTCGGCGGCCGCGAGTCGGCCGCCGCCTACTCGGCGTGGGAGTACGACGTCGGCCGCGATCTCCTCGATCGATACGGCGGGCTCTTCGGCGATCTGGCGGGCCGCGAGGTGCTCGACATCGGCTGCGGGCTCGGCGGCAAGACCGTCGTCTACGCCGAGGTCGGCGCATCGGTCACCGGCGTCGACGTGGAGCCGTCCCACGTGGCGCAGTCGGTCCGCTGGGCGCGCGAGCACGGTTCGCGGGCGCGATTCGCCGCGGGGGACGCGGAGCGACTCCCCTTCGCCGACGACACCTTCGATCTCGTCGTCGCGAACGACTCGATGGAGCACTTCCCGCGGCCAGAGGCGGCCCTGCCCGAGCTGGCGCGTGTCGCGCGGCCCGGCGGCTCCGTTTTCCTCTTCTTCACGCCGTGGGGTTCGCCCCTCGGTTCTCATCTCTACGACTGGATCCGGACGCCCTGGTGCCATCTCCTCTATTCCGAGAAACTCCTCGAGGAACTCCTCGAGATCGCCCTCGCCCGCCGCGGCGCGGAAGCCCCCCGAAAGACGGCCGCCGAACTGATGCGGCGGTATCGCCTGGAAAACAACCGCATCACCGTCCGGCGGTGGCGCCGCATCCTCCGCGGCGTCGATTCCCTCGAAACGGTCATCGAGGAGCTGCGGCCCCCGAAATTCCGCCGGCTCGCCTCCCTCGCCCGCATCCCGCTCGTCGGCGAACTGTTCACCGGAACGGTCGTCGCCGTTCTGCGTAAGAAGGGAGAGCGGCCGTTCCGCCGATTGTCTTGACGGTGCCGCCGCCGGTGTGTTACTTGTCTGTGCACCGTCGCAACCCACGGCAACGCCGGGAGGCTCCATGCGCTGGATCGTCGTCTTGCTTTCCCTGGCCGCGCTCGCCGCGGCATCCTGCGGTTCCGACCCCGAGGCGCCCTATTCGGCGGAGTTCGTCGAGTCGGGGGTCTTCGACCCCGCGGCGGGAGGGACCTTCCGGTACGTCGAGCCCCTCGCCGGCGAGACCTTCGCCGTGCCGACGGGGGTCGGACAGAGCTCGATACTCAAGCTCGGCGGACTGGCCGGGCTGCGCTTCGAGGCCGTCCTCGTCAGCTTCGATTTCGATTCCCTCCAGTTCGACGCCGGGAAGACCGTCGATTCCGCCGCCGTCGACCTCGCGATCGTCTCGGTGTCCGATACGCTGGCCTCCTTCGCCGTCCGGGCGACCTTCCACGAACTCCTCGGCGCCTTCGACGAGGAGGACACGATCACCGTCGTGCCGCCGCACGATCCGGCGGCGATCCCCGGTCCCGGCGGAACGGTCCGGTTTTTCTCGCTCGAGAGCGGTCCCTTCGCGCTCGAACGGGCGACCGTGCAGGAATGGGTCGACGGCGTGACCGACCCCTGGCCGGCGGGGATCGTCATGATCGCCTATCCGGCCGACACGTTGGGGATCGCGGAGTTCAAGTCGGTCGATTACGGGAGCGATCCGCCGGTTTTGCGCATC
It encodes:
- a CDS encoding oligopeptide transporter, OPT family, producing MEQHGIKGLPPNAYTPLEAGESYTPYVPAGASVPETTVRAVVTGLVMAVLFTAAAAYLGLKIGQVFEAAIPIAILAVGLSGVFRRRSTILENVIIQSIGSASGVVVAGMIFTLPAIFILDLELRFYQTFLAALLGGFLGILFIVPLRRFFVKEQHGLLPFPEGTAITEVIVTGEQGGDQAKVLVKAAVIGGLYDFAIATFGLWREVISTRILPPLAAVADRAKLVVKVNAGAAVMGLGYIIGIKYASIIAAGSFVSWLVLIPAVWFFGRHIGVPIGGAEIPIPDMTAEEIFTNYVRHIGIGGIAAAGIIGILKNSKIIVSSFSVGLKGMFAGRDAAEQATERTDTDMPMSSVVVLIFATLVAVFLFFGLGVVDTWTFALIALVVVAVISFLFTTVAARAIAIVGVNPVSGMTLMTLILSSVVLVKTGLHGPAGMVSALIIGGVVCTALSTAGAFISDLKVGYWIGSTPRRQESWKFLGILVAAASVTGVILLLNRVYGFSGPDALAAPQANAMAAVIRTLMSDAAAPWGLYIAGIFMALILEFIHIPPLAFALGMYLPIELNTPILVGGIVSWLVMRSSADGDVQRMRKARGTLIASGFIAGGALMGVVSALIALPGWDDVLHTGFGETAAGEIVSLVLFVALCAYVYIDAKRGARDSSA
- a CDS encoding class I SAM-dependent methyltransferase → MSALARLVSRFDRLFPPPRVGGRESAAAYSAWEYDVGRDLLDRYGGLFGDLAGREVLDIGCGLGGKTVVYAEVGASVTGVDVEPSHVAQSVRWAREHGSRARFAAGDAERLPFADDTFDLVVANDSMEHFPRPEAALPELARVARPGGSVFLFFTPWGSPLGSHLYDWIRTPWCHLLYSEKLLEELLEIALARRGAEAPRKTAAELMRRYRLENNRITVRRWRRILRGVDSLETVIEELRPPKFRRLASLARIPLVGELFTGTVVAVLRKKGERPFRRLS